A segment of the Lolium perenne isolate Kyuss_39 chromosome 3, Kyuss_2.0, whole genome shotgun sequence genome:
AAAATAAATCGGTTGTGTCACTCACCCAGTCATTTCCTACAGTCTGGTAGCCTATTATGCTATTGAGAGATGATCAGATGACACAACCTCTGCATACCGGAACAGGGTAACTGCAAACATTGAATCTGTAATTTTCTACAGTCTTTTCAATCAACTCCTGCTACTAATGAATACAAGTTTCAGTAAAACACAGCATGCAATCCACCAAAACATACAGATCTGAAGAGAAGAGAGCCACGCATATAGATACAGATCAGCATGCAACACGTGTATTACTCCTTAATATTGAGACAACTTCTGTAGTATCAAGGGCTTATAACTTGTACTGTTTAAGTGCATCAGACCAAGGAATATATAGTCCCTAAAACACCTATCTTTACTAGACAATCAGCCTCATATGTATAAAAACTGATATTTCAATTCAGCTAGACAGAACACTCAGTACAATCAAATCAGCCTTGCCAAACACTTTTTCACAAGTATACCATCATCTTATCCAGTACATCAAAGTGCTCCCATTATCGGCTAACTGGAACTAACTGGTACCTAGCTGGAAGCTGTAGATTTGAGTACAAAGATGTTGATGTATGTATTATACCTGAGCTTGCTCGTGGTAAGACGGCGTTGGGCATGGTGGCGATCTTGGTTGTTGCCGGTTCACCCAAGGATATCATGGTGGCTGCGCGCACCAAGCTCTTCACGCCTGGATTGATCCAGGCGGTCGTTGCTCTTGCCGGCCATTGAATCGACCTCTCGATCTAGACGGTGGCGGCTTGCGAAGGGAGGGTAGGAACGCGTGTGGCGGCGTGGAGGATGCAGCGAGGAGAGCGGTGCAGAGAGGCAGCGAGGGGAGCGGCGTGGAGGCAGCAGCGAGGAGAGCGGCGCGGAGGCAGCGAGGAGAGCGGAGGCCGGAGGCGGAGGGGACGGAGACTTTTGGCAAAGGGAAAACAAAGAGGAAGCTGCCGCTGGAAATCATGACGTTCGTGGGCGGGCCACTTACGCCACATAAATTTCGTGGCGGGCCGCAAACGCCATTTAGGCAAAAAATCGTGGGCGGCATATGTGGGCACGCGGATTGCCGCTGCCATTTACAACCTGAGGTAAGGTTACTACAAACATTGTTAGTCATTTTGTTTTGGTTTTAAGTTTTTATTTACTGTTATTAGTTTAATGTTTTTTATTCTTTACTTGAAAACCCCAAAAAAATTGGTTACTTGTTCTTTTACAATCATAGGAGAAAATACCAAAAAGATAATCTCCATGGCAGAAAAGAAGCTTGGGGAATATGCTATCTccaatgatgattttattcgtGCACCCATAACTCAGCCCGCTGTTACAGCGGAGAACTATAATTTTATTCTTGAGAGGGAATCGAGCCTTCTGGGAACGGTCTTGGCTGTGTCCATTTGGCATATTTGGGAGGCAAGGAATGATGCGCGAAATAAAGGAAGTGAAATGTGCTGCCGCAGGGTGGCTGACAAGATTAAGGCCTACGTTGAGATGATTGTGCAGAATCTATATAGGACTAATCTGGCTTCTAGGTGTGACTCTTCTGTTTCAGTTCTTCGATGGAGTCCACCGCCGGCTGGTTTGCTGTTGATCAATTATGTTGCTGCTATCTTCTCCAGCTCTCATCGGATGGGCATTGGGGTGGTCATGAGAGACCACGCTGGCGATTGCATTCTCGCCTGCAACAAGCGCCTAGATGGAGTGATGGATCCTGAGCTTGCCGAGGCTGTGGCGTGTCGCTTCGCCCTGGGCCATGCTCGTGATGAAGGCCTCTCCAAGGTGATCATGGCTTCGAACTGTCTGTCCCTGATCCAGACGATTAATTCTACAGCGAAGGACCTGTCCAGTGTGGGCACGGTGGTCGCTCACATCAAGAAAACTGCTGCAAGTTTTCTAGTTTGGTCTTTTTCTCATGTTAAGCGTCAGTATAATGTACCAGCTCACATTCTTGCTCGGTCCTGTGAGCAATCTGTTAGCCAGGTCTACCGTGGTGTCATCCCGGTGTGTATCCAGGAAAGTCTCTGTAATGACTCTAATGTCTAAATAAAGTTAAGACTCTCTCAATAAAAAAAAAGTTGTCAGGTAGAAGGAAATTTCAATTTCGAGTGAGATGCAGGGATCCATCCGAGACGCTCGCGGTCACCGAGGGGCATTTTCATCGACCGCTGACTGGACCGGATCACGCCTCGGGGACAAGCACGCACCGGCCCGCTTACATTTTGGCCCAGCTAGCACGCGCACGAGCACCACGCAGGGGCAACGCAACACAGGCGCTGCAGCCTGATTTAGCGCGCAGAGCCTCCGCGTGCTCCAGCAGGCGCGCGATATCGCGGCGCGCGAAATGCAGCGCAAAAACGTTCTCCACCGGGCGCTGTAAATTGTAGCGCGCGCGAACCGTAAACACACAGATATAACCAACAAGATTAAACAAATGAAAATAAATGTACGAAAAATTGTCTAGTTATTATTACAAGCCAAACAAATGGATCAAACTTGTTCATGCACAAATACAACAAAGTAGACACTACTTTTGTTCTCCTCTCCACTTCCACCACTCCTCGATGACATTATGATGCAGCTCGTCATACGCATCATTGTTCCGAATCGCATGATACGACGCAATGAAACGATCTACTCTTTGCTCTTCTATTtacttgcacggaacccccatcAAGTCATAGTATGTGTAATCTACATCTTTTCCACGATCATCCTCTATGATCATGTTATGCATAATGACGAAATCGTTTATTATGTACCAAAGACACCCTTGGTCCCAAAATCTAGTCGGTCCTCTCACAATAGCAAATTGGGGTTGTGAAATACCAAAAgctctctctacatctttcctagCCTCCGCTTGTGCATTATGAAATTTGAGTTGTTTTTTACCTGTGGGTTGGACAACCGGCTTCACAAATATTTGCCACCttgggtagatgccatcagcaagatagtAGGGATAGTGGTATTTGTggccatttgcttcaaactccaccTCTGGCCCTTCACGCAATGCAATCCTTGTCATAAGTGGTGACCGTTGGAGAACGTTGACGTCATTGCACGACCCATGCTTTCCAAAGAATGCATGCCAAATCCAAGTCTCGTTCAAGGATTATAGTTAAATCCTTTTTGTGCCCTTTAAATTGACCATGCCATGCCGCATGGCAATTTTTTCAGCTCCAATACATACAATCAATTGAGCCGAGCATACCTGGAAAGCCCCGAGCCTTGTTGAACTCCAAAATTCGAGCTGTATCTTTAGAAGTGGGGGCTTTCAAATATGTAGAGCCGAATACACGCACAATTGCAATTGCAAACCTCTTGACGCACATGATAGCTTG
Coding sequences within it:
- the LOC139838293 gene encoding uncharacterized protein; the protein is MEEEENISVLLALRRNITPKRGGSVYGRRRLWRERIKGHTKLMRMYFNENATFPDNYFHRRFRMSKDLFKHISAEVTKYDRLFEQRRKAAGELGYSTYQKITAALRMLAYGIPADLVDDHLAMGESQAIMCVKRFAIAIVRVFGSTYLKAPTSKDTARILEFNKARGFPGPEVEFEANGHKYHYPYYLADGIYPRWQIFVKPRPVENVFALHFARRDIARLLEHAEALRAKSGCSACVALPLRGARARASWAKM